Part of the Pseudomonadota bacterium genome, CCCTGCCCTGATCCCCTGCCCGGGCTGCTTCTATTGCAGCATTGAGGGCAAGAAGATTTGTCTGATCTGCTATTTCATTAATGACATTTACGATATCTCCTATCTGTTTTGATCGTTCACCAAGAGATTTTACAAATCTTCCCGAATCATCAACAATCCTGGCAATCTCCTTTACCTTCTGTACCGATTTCGTCACTATTTGATCTCCTTCCTTTGCTACCACTACTGTATTGGAAGCAGATTTTGCAATGTTATTCACGTTTTGAGCAATATCCAGTATGGTCTGGGACATTTCTTCCGAGGCTGTAGCCACCTGCGAGGACCTGTTTGCCTGCTCGCTTGACCCAGTTGACATATGTTTGGCGCTGGAGTTCATCTCCTGGGCTGCCGACGATATCTGATTCGCAGCCGACTTCATGTCTGTTACAACAGTTCGCCACTGCTTTTTGAGGCTTATCAGGGCATCTTTTACCACATTGAATTCATCCTTTGTTGCACCTCCCAGATCTACCGCAAGGTCTCCGTTGGCAAATTTTGAAGTCAAATAAGCGATACGGCCAATAGGTCGAAGTATGGACCTCGTTATCAAAAAGGCTGCCACAGTGCCTATCGCCATTGATATAAAACCACATACGAGAAGAAATAATTTTGCCCCGCTGGCGCTGTCCATGATCCCCTCAAGGCTTGCCTTCAAACCCTGATCCTGGTGCTGGACCATCTCATCCATGGCGCCGATAAGCTCCTTCGATGCAGGCACTGCCTCGTTCAAATATTTTTGTGAAGCCTCTGTACTGTTCCCGCCTGCTACAAGATCAATGATCTGATTGTTTATTGCCTGAGCTTTTTCAAGCAGCCCCTTGTACTTCCCGATTATTGCTTTTCCTTTATCAATTGTCTCCAGTTTTTCAAGCTTATCAAGCTCTTCCTTGTACATCTTCGTTTTTGCTGTTACATTCTCTTTTTCCCTGTTTAATGCACCGCTGTCCTTTTCTGATGCAATAATTGCTAATGAGTTGTATACACTGTGAACGGCGTTGATTATTTTCTGTGATAATATTGTTTTCTCGTAGACAACCTTCATGATTTCATTTGTCCTGCTGCTGACGTTTCCCAGGCCAGCGAAGGAGATAACACAAATGAGAACAACAAAAAATATACACATCCCGAAGGAGACATATAGGCGTTTTTTAATGCTGACGCTTCGAAGATCCATCTTCTTTACCCCCTATAAAAAACAACTTCATTTCACAATAGTGCCCAAAAGTGCTACACATTTATTATATTATCGTTTTTCGCCAATTTTTCTTAAGTTGGCCTGTCGGCAGTTTGCTTTTTCGATTGAGTGTGTTATGGTAAAGATCATGGAACCACGAATTATTCCCCGAAAGGAACACCGTATATCACGCAAGCAGATAAGCCCCAATGCCTTGCGCACGCTCTACAGACTTCATGGATACGGTTTTATCGCCTATCTGGTAGGGGGATGCGTCCGCGACCTGCTTCTGGAGCGGATACCCAAGGACTTCGACATAGCCACAAATGCCGCACCCAGGCAGATCAGGCGGATTTTTCGCAACTGCTTTCTCATAGGTCGCCGTTTCAGGTTGGCCCATCTTCATTTTCAGGATGAAATCCTGGAAGTAGCCACGTTCCGCCGTGCTGCCCTTCCTTCCGACAATGCTGACACTGAAGAGACAGTGCACCATAACCGCCCTCCCCGCCACATCAAGGACGAGGATGGAATGGTGCTGCGGGACAACATCTTTGGGACACCGGAAGAGGATGCTCTCTGCCGTGACTTCACTATCAACGCCCTTGCCTACAATATTGCAGATTTTTCAATTATTGACTACAGCACCGGACTAAGCGACCTCCAGCAGCGGCTTATTCGTCCCATCGGCAATCCTTATGTCCGATTTACGGAAGACCCTGTACGAATGTTGCGTGCTGTTCGTTTTTCCGCATCCCATAACCTCGTCATAGAACCTGCTACCTGGGAGATCCTCTGCGAGCTGTCCTCCGCCATCTCCCGCGTTGCACCGTCAAGGCTCTACGAAGAGATACAGAAGCTCTTTCTGCTTGGGTCTGCTCGACCTGGTTTCAGCCTCCTGGACAAGAGCGGACTCCTTGCCGCCCTTTTCCCCGGTCTCAGTCGGTGGATCTATGCAAACAACCATCGCCTGACATTGCTGCAGGCAAACCTTGAATGCTTTGACCAACTATGTCGAAATGGAACGCCCCCATCGCCGGCGCTCTTCCTAACGACACTCTTCGGCCCCAGCCTGGAGGAGGCGGTACTGGCACGCCACCGCGACGGCATCCCCTACCAGCAGGCACTGGATAACATATGTGCTATTTTCATGGAAGAAGTCTGCAAGCCCGCGAGTATTCCTGGACGGGTCGGTAATCAACTGCGCGCTATTCTCGCCCTCCAGCCCTCCCTGCATAGAATGCCCCCACGACGTCCACTTTCCATAGTCAGCAGGCCTGAATTTGCAGACGCCATGTCATATCTCCGTCTTACAGCGGAGACGAGAAGGGAAAACAGAACCTCCCTGGAATGGTGGGACACCTTCCTTCTGGAGGCTCCATTCGTAACGTGTTCAGAAACACCAACCAATGAAGCCCCTGTAAAACGACCAAGAAAGAGACGGCGTAAACATCGCCATACTCCGACCGGACTGCCGTCTGACTAAAGAAAGAGCTTGTACGTGCTCATTCTTGTCCCTGGTTCATCTGTTATCTTCAATTACAACTGGCAATATTTCATGAACGTCCTGCCGATGGCCCGTTATGCACCGTCATTATTGACTCTCCGAAGATTTCCCAAATCGTTAAAACATTTTTAACAACTTCCTCCGGGAGGGCAGTAATTGCTTTAATGAGAAAATTGCTTCTTATTGCTCATGTGGTTCATAAGAGTGTTGAACCATACCGTGTGATGCTTTATATAGGATTGATCCCCCCTTTTTTTTTACGGACACGCGGTAGGCTACCATACGTCCCGGAAAAATTCTCTGACACTGTGTCAGAAACCGCTCAAGCCTTCGTAAAGTCAATACTGACACCATCTCGTACGCTCAAGCTCTCAAAACTAAAGAGCTGAGGGTCAAATCTTTACGGCCTGTTGCCCAAATCCCCTTAACCTTTGCGAGGGTAGTCCAACTATTTTGCTACAATGTCCACAATAGTATACAATAAACTGGCATTTTATGCCTTCATATGATACAA contains:
- a CDS encoding methyl-accepting chemotaxis protein: MDLRSVSIKKRLYVSFGMCIFFVVLICVISFAGLGNVSSRTNEIMKVVYEKTILSQKIINAVHSVYNSLAIIASEKDSGALNREKENVTAKTKMYKEELDKLEKLETIDKGKAIIGKYKGLLEKAQAINNQIIDLVAGGNSTEASQKYLNEAVPASKELIGAMDEMVQHQDQGLKASLEGIMDSASGAKLFLLVCGFISMAIGTVAAFLITRSILRPIGRIAYLTSKFANGDLAVDLGGATKDEFNVVKDALISLKKQWRTVVTDMKSAANQISSAAQEMNSSAKHMSTGSSEQANRSSQVATASEEMSQTILDIAQNVNNIAKSASNTVVVAKEGDQIVTKSVQKVKEIARIVDDSGRFVKSLGERSKQIGDIVNVINEIADQTNLLALNAAIEAARAGDQGRGFAVVADEVRKLAERTAHSTSEIGQMIKAIQDEVSMAVNSMENATSNVNLGVDLVTRAGSALQDIVVSANELQVMVQEIASATEEMSATSEEISKDIEQIASISKNTCASAENVASSSIKLSDLSETMEIAVSEFKL
- the pcnB gene encoding polynucleotide adenylyltransferase PcnB, with the protein product MEPRIIPRKEHRISRKQISPNALRTLYRLHGYGFIAYLVGGCVRDLLLERIPKDFDIATNAAPRQIRRIFRNCFLIGRRFRLAHLHFQDEILEVATFRRAALPSDNADTEETVHHNRPPRHIKDEDGMVLRDNIFGTPEEDALCRDFTINALAYNIADFSIIDYSTGLSDLQQRLIRPIGNPYVRFTEDPVRMLRAVRFSASHNLVIEPATWEILCELSSAISRVAPSRLYEEIQKLFLLGSARPGFSLLDKSGLLAALFPGLSRWIYANNHRLTLLQANLECFDQLCRNGTPPSPALFLTTLFGPSLEEAVLARHRDGIPYQQALDNICAIFMEEVCKPASIPGRVGNQLRAILALQPSLHRMPPRRPLSIVSRPEFADAMSYLRLTAETRRENRTSLEWWDTFLLEAPFVTCSETPTNEAPVKRPRKRRRKHRHTPTGLPSD